A segment of the Lathamus discolor isolate bLatDis1 chromosome 9, bLatDis1.hap1, whole genome shotgun sequence genome:
CATGCCTCCACAAGAGGAGTGCTGAGGATCTTTTCCTTAGTGAGTTTAGGTCAGACTTGGCACTAAGGGGAAAGATTCCCACTGATTTTAACAGTAGGTGAATTCAAAAGGAATGGTAAAGAACTGCTAAACACAGTAGATTATTTTGAGACATATTGGCCAGCTTTTAATTGTTCATGTGCATTCAGTTTTACTAAATGCACATGATAAAGCCTACAGATACACAAGCATACTAGTTATTGCTATTGGGGAAGACAAATTAATATCTATCTTTTACATCCATCATTTAGAAGAACTCTAAAAGCATTTCTATATGTGAACTACATGTTGGATGCAGTTTTGCTGCATTGGAACTATCAACATCTTTTAAAGGTCCTTGGCACCTCACAGGAGGGCTCAGACCAATTCAGAATCAACCTCTAAATCTGAATTTGATCTTGATTTCCTTCAGCTCTTGGAACTTCCTGCCTTTTAGTGGAAAACCTTGATGTGCAACTGATGGTAGTGATATAGACAAGTAAAACAATTCTGTTGCTTTTTACAGCCTGTAACTGATCTGTCTCAACTAGCCACAATACAGAGATCTTACTAGGAGCAGCGGTCGTATTAGAGATGAAGGACCCAGTTAATGCCCTTCCTGTACCTACTGAATGACACTTGTTGACAGGCTATAGAGGCTGAAACTAGAAAAGCATGCAGTTTggtaaaaataagtattttggaGAGAGAACAAAAGAATCCCAGTCTTTATGAAAAGCACACTGTGAACTTTTTATTACTCCTCTTTGTCCAGAGAAGGTTGAGGTACTCTGCTTGTCATTCACAGGACTACATGGAACTCTGCTGATCAGGCTGTTACTCACACTTGTCATCATGTTGGCAGAAGGCATCTTAACTAGATTCATATATAAAGAAAGCTGTCATCAAGATAAGCCTCACAAATCTCATGCATCCAGAAAGGATAAAGAGGGAATCTGGAGACAGAAACTTGTAGACTACCCAAAAATCAGAGGCTTTGCCGATGGACACGAGAAGCAGGGTGAGTTCTCTGCTAGAAGTAACAAAATGGAACACAGGAGCAGTCCTCAGCGGAGATGTGTAGAAAAGGAACCTGCAAAGGAACAGAAAGCGCTTGTGAAAGGAACCGTGTCACCGGCTTTACATATCCCCAGAAGAGAACAGGAGACTGATCAGGTGGATTTGTACAGGTCCTGGTTGTGCAACAGCATTTACCAAAACTACCCTGACCTGCATATTGGGGGAGACCGCGTGGGGGACCATGCGTGTGAttcaggctgtgttttggaCCATGCGTGGGATGAACTTCCCGATGGCCCTGTTCTGCTGTCTGCAGATATCCCTCTAGGTCAGTCCCTTCCGTGTGAGCATCCTGAAAAACCACGTGTGAAGTCCCTGTCTGGAGATGAAGCTGGGGAAAGGAGTATTGTGCTCTGTAAGGAGCCCCTTTCAAACTCCATGCTCAACAGGTACATGGAAACAAAAGTGGCAGAGCTCTATAAAGAGGTTTTTGAAGAAAACCTGACCAGATGTGGTTCTGTAACAAACCTCCTCACCTGCAGCTGGATAAGGAATAACCTGACTCAGATAAGCTTTCAGCTATCTCAGGAGCAGAGTATCGAAGCATCGAAAGCCAGAGAAGTGCTCTTGCAATCTTTAGCGTTGTTTAGTTTGTGCAACACTACCCATAGGAATAGCTCTGAATTCAGTACTCCAAACTTACAAATCTCAAACCCAGCATGCAcgagaaagagctgcaggactCAGTTTACATCGTGACTGCTCGGCTTAGCTGGAGCGGTGAATATGGTTTGGATGCGATTATTTCACTCCAAGAATTAGGTTGGGAAATGAAAACATTGACACACTACAGACTTTTTCAAATGAATACGTTAAGGCTTGAACCATACTTTGTTAGCAGAGGAAGTAAAggtcactgttttcttttttcctaatatagaatttgaaattaatttctctctaAAATACTACTCAaccttatttttatattgtttatGTCCTCCTAAGACTCTGTCTGTATGAATAACCACATACCATTGGATTTACtcctgaaaggaagaaaaatcagttgAAACATGGCTGATAAAACTTTCCTCTAAGAGACTGTGAAGGAGTCAGGTTGTCTTTGCTAGACTGGACTATGTAGTTGAAGCCCAAGTTTGAACTACTGACGTTCAACTTTTGCTCCTGCAAAGCTTGATCACAGTGGAAAACGTTTCCTTGGTTTGAAAGCCTTGTGAGCAGATGGATGCATGCAGGACTCGGGGATTATTTTGCGTGTACCATACATAGGAGATACATTGACAAGATACATGAATGAAGACACTAATGTTATTGCAAATGTACTGCGTAGGTGGAGTATGTGTATGTTACAATGAAAATCTGGGTGATAGTTGATCAAGATTGTAAaagtgtttaattttctttaaaaaatggttttcttttaaataaatcctTACCTCTCTGATGAAACCCGTGCGGCTTTCTGTCAGTATACTGTTGGTTATggtttatttgtgtttttaGTAAATGgactctgcttttatttccttggaAATGAAGCACCTGCACCCTCAGCAAGGTAAGATGACTGCAACAGATTGGCAAAACCAATTCCTGCTGAGCATGTGGCAAATAAAATAGTTAAATGAAATCAGACTCATACGTGTCCAAGACTGAAGTGACCATCCTTGCCGAATCAGAAATGCCCAACGGCCTTGGTGGTGGTGTAAGGAGTGCACGTGACACTTAAGAAATGAATATCACTTTTCTAAGAGGGCAATAAGAAACGATGCTTTGCTTTTACTGCACATTGCCCTGCTTCCTTCTCAGCATTCAAAACCAAGTCAGGAGTCCTTCGGAAGAGGCCGAAGGACTGCATTGATAGAGATGCAGAGAACAAGTTAACTGAGGGtgagaggaaaaatattctgGAGGACTTGAGTAGCCAAAGGGTTTGCAATTAACCACAGAAAAAAGTGCTCTGTGGCATTTGTGCTGCCTTGCCCTTGCCTTTGATTTCCCCTGGGGTGTATTTATAGTTCAGACTGAAGTCCTGAAAGAAGTTAATTGCACAGAGTTCTTCCTCAGGAAATGTGGAAGTTGGAGTTATGGCTGAGGTTCAGACTTTGGTCAGTTTTCTGTCCTTCCCAGCCCT
Coding sequences within it:
- the LOC136019312 gene encoding TLR adapter interacting with SLC15A4 on the lysosome-like isoform X2 gives rise to the protein MCTVFFHTDSSEAKVCKNLFSCSRCSRRVLGYVTVHLPYSARFGLHGTLLIRLLLTLVIMLAEGILTRFIYKESCHQDKPHKSHASRKDKEGIWRQKLVDYPKIRGFADGHEKQGEFSARSNKMEHRSSPQRRCVEKEPAKEQKALVKGTVSPALHIPRREQETDQVDLYRSWLCNSIYQNYPDLHIGGDRVGDHACDSGCVLDHAWDELPDGPVLLSADIPLGQSLPCEHPEKPRVKSLSGDEAGERSIVLCKEPLSNSMLNRYMETKVAELYKEVFEENLTRCGSVTNLLTCSWIRNNLTQISFQLSQEQSIEASKAREVLLQSLALFSLCNTTHRNSSEFSTPNLQISNPACTRKSCRTQFTS
- the LOC136019312 gene encoding TLR adapter interacting with SLC15A4 on the lysosome-like isoform X1 is translated as MCTVFFHTDSSEAKVCKNLFSCSRCSRRVLGYVTVHLPYSARFASGAMPFQLKQSPGKEKANGHNVPTGLHGTLLIRLLLTLVIMLAEGILTRFIYKESCHQDKPHKSHASRKDKEGIWRQKLVDYPKIRGFADGHEKQGEFSARSNKMEHRSSPQRRCVEKEPAKEQKALVKGTVSPALHIPRREQETDQVDLYRSWLCNSIYQNYPDLHIGGDRVGDHACDSGCVLDHAWDELPDGPVLLSADIPLGQSLPCEHPEKPRVKSLSGDEAGERSIVLCKEPLSNSMLNRYMETKVAELYKEVFEENLTRCGSVTNLLTCSWIRNNLTQISFQLSQEQSIEASKAREVLLQSLALFSLCNTTHRNSSEFSTPNLQISNPACTRKSCRTQFTS